One region of Drosophila teissieri strain GT53w chromosome 2L, Prin_Dtei_1.1, whole genome shotgun sequence genomic DNA includes:
- the LOC122616885 gene encoding retinaldehyde-binding protein 1, producing the protein MAATDIAEEAFHLRLGYLKPETVEIARVELRETEEVKAEAILKLRELLKATPELNYKDDDAFLTVFLRACHFYPEGALEKMKTTATFRKEYASLVRGLLVEQVKEKFVKGSVINVLKSCDQKGRRVLIVNCGKLWDPSDITSDEMFRMLYMVHLAAQLEEETQVRGVVCIMDFEGLSMKQVKALSPSFSKRLLTFIQEAMPLRMKEVHFVKQPFIFNMVWSLFKPFVKQKLNSRMHFHGSDMKSLQKFLDPSVLPANYKGTLPAIDYGGVEWFPALEKQAQYVAEWSQLGPAQW; encoded by the exons ATGGCTGCCACCGATATCGCCGAGGAGGCCTTCCACTTGCGCCTGGGCTATCTGAAGCCGGAGACCGTGGAAATCGCCCGAGTGGAACTCCGGGAAACCGAAGAGGTCAAGGCGGAGGCCATCCTCAAGCTCCGGGAGCTGCTCAAGGCCACGCCCGAGCTGAACTACAAGGACGACGACGCCTTCCTCACAGTCTTCCTGCGCGCCTGCCACTTCTACCCCGAAGGAGCCCTCGAAAAG ATGAAAACCACAGCCACCTTCCGCAAGGAGTACGCCTCCCTGGTCCGAGGACTCCTGGTCGAGCAGGTGAAGGAGAAGTTCGTGAAGGGCAGTGTGATCAACGTGCTCAAGAGCTGCGACCAGAAGGGTCGCCGTGTGCTGATCGTGAACTGTGGCAAGCTCTGGGATCCCAGCGATATCACCAGCGATGAGATGTTCCGCATGCTCTACATGGTGCACCTTGCCgcccagctggaggaggagacCCAGGTGAGGGGCGTGGTGTGCATCATGGACTTCGAGGGACTGTCGATGAAGCAGGTGAAGGCCCTGTCGCCGAGCTTCTCCAAGCGACTGCTCACATTCATCCAGGAGGCGATGCCCCTGCGCATGAAGGAGGTGCACTTCGTGAAGCAGCCGTTCATCTTCAACATGGTTTGGTCGCTCTTCAAGCCCTTCGTCAAGCAAAAGCTGAACAGCAGG ATGCACTTCCACGGCAGTGACATGAAGTCCCTGCAGAAGTTCCTCGACCCCTCCGTCCTGCCCGCCAACTACAAGGGTACTCTGCCCGCGATCGACTACGGCGGCGTCGAGTGGTTCCCCGCCCTGGAAAAGCAGGCCCAGTATGTGGCCGAGTGGAGCCAGTTGGGCCCCGCCCAGTGGTGA
- the LOC122617721 gene encoding dihydrolipoyllysine-residue acetyltransferase component of pyruvate dehydrogenase complex, mitochondrial isoform X3, whose translation MLRSLATTRNELGALRSVLLRSNNATYVRRSAGNVVVRALSSQLINSRNLQSIRSKLNTSQSPVTWSYNFARAYANLPEHIRVPLPALSPTMERGSIVSWEKKEGDKLNEGDLLCEIETDKATMGFETPEEGYLAKILIQGGTKDVPVGQLLCIIVPDQGSVAAFANFKDDAAGAPPAAPAAAPAPAAAAPPPPPAAAPAAAAPPPAPAAAPAAAGQQAAAKPAAAAPAKAPKAAGARYEDIPVTNMRAVIAKRLLESKTQLPHYYVTVQCQVDKLLKFRAKVNKKYEKQGARVSVNDFIIKAVAIASLKVPEANSAWMDTVIRKYDDVDVSVAVSTDKGLITPIVFNADRKGVLEISKDVKALAAKARDNKLQPHEFQGGTISVSNLGMFGVNQFAAVINPPQSCILAIGTTTKQLVADPDSPKGFKEVNLLTVTLSADHRVVDGAVAARWLQHFRDYMEDPSNMVL comes from the exons ATGCTGCGCTCCCTTGCAACAACACGAAACGAACTCGGGGCCCTTCGCTCCGTGCTCCTGCGATCGAATAACGCCACCTATGTCCGCCGATCTGCCGGAAATGTGGTGGTGCGCGCCCTCAGCTCCCAGCTGATCAACTCCCGGAATCTCCAGAGCATCAG GTCAAAACTTAACACTAGCCAGTCACCGGTCACATGGAGCTACAACTTCGCCCGCGCCTATGCCAACCTTCCGGAACACATTAGGGTGCCACTGCCTGCGCTGTCCCCCACCATGGAGCGCGGATCGATTGTCAGCTGGGAGAAGAAGGAGGGCGACAAGCTAAACGAAG GTGACCTGCTGTGCGAGATTGAGACGGACAAGGCCACCATGGGCTTTGAGACGCCCGAGGAAGGCTATCTGGCCAAGATTCTCATCCAGGGCGGCACCAAGGACGTTCCTGTGGGCCAGCTGCTCTGCATTATTGTGCCAGACCAAGGCAGCGTAGCTGCATTCGCGAACTTTAAGGACGACGCGGCCGGCGCAccaccagctgctccagcagcagctccagcgcccgcagcagcagcacccccaccaccacccgccGCAGCTCCAGCGGCCGCTGCGCCCCCACCAGCTCCCgccgctgctccagctgcagcag GCCAGCAAGCGGCAGCCAagccagctgctgcagcacctGCCAAGGCCCCCAAGGCAGCTGGAGCCCGCTATGAGGACATCCCGGTGACCAACATGCGCGCAGTGATTGCCAAACGCCTGCTGGAGTCCAAGACCCAACTGCCTCACTACTACGTCACCGTGCAGTGCCAAGTTGATAAG CTCCTGAAGTTCCGCGCGAAGGTGAACAAGAAGTACGAGAAGCAGGGTGCACGCGTCTCTGTGAACGACTTCATCATCAAGGCGGTGGCCATTGCCAGTCTTAAAGTTCCCGAAGCGAACTCCGCCTGGATGGACACAGTAATCCGGAAGTACGACGACGTCGATGTCTCGGTGGCCGTCTCCACAGATAAGGGACTGATTACCCCGATTGTCTTCAATGCCGACCGCAAGGGAGTACTGGAGATCTCGAAGGATGTCAAGGCGCTGGCAGCCAAGGCGCGCGACAACAAACTGCAGCCCCACGAATTCCAGGGCGGCACCATCTCGGTGTCCAATCTGGGCATGTTCG GTGTGAACCAGTTTGCCGCTGTTATCAACCCTCCTCAGTCGTGCATCCTTGCCATTGGCACCACAACGAAACAATTGGTTGCGGATCCGGACAGTCCCAAGGG TTTCAAGGAGGTCAACTTGCTGACCGTCACCCTGAGCGCCGATCATCGTGTTGTGGacggtgctgttgctgccaggTGGCTGCAGCACTTCCGCGACTACATGGAGGATCCTTCCAATATGGTATTGTAA
- the LOC122617721 gene encoding dihydrolipoyllysine-residue acetyltransferase component of pyruvate dehydrogenase complex, mitochondrial isoform X2, with the protein MLRSLATTRNELGALRSVLLRSNNATYVRRSAGNVVVRALSSQLINSRNLQSIRSKLNTSQSPVTWSYNFARAYANLPEHIRVPLPALSPTMERGSIVSWEKKEGDKLNEGDLLCEIETDKATMGFETPEEGYLAKILIQGGTKDVPVGQLLCIIVPDQGSVAAFANFKDDAAGAPPAAPAAAPAPAAAAPPPPPAAAPAAAAPPPAPAAAPAAAGTGRVYASPMAKRLAEAQQLRLQGQQAAAKPAAAAPAKAPKAAGARYEDIPVTNMRAVIAKRLLESKTQLPHYYVTVQCQVDKLLKFRAKVNKKYEKQGARVSVNDFIIKAVAIASLKVPEANSAWMDTVIRKYDDVDVSVAVSTDKGLITPIVFNADRKGVLEISKDVKALAAKARDNKLQPHEFQGGTISVSNLGMFGVNQFAAVINPPQSCILAIGTTTKQLVADPDSPKGFKEVNLLTVTLSADHRVVDGAVAARWLQHFRDYMEDPSNMVL; encoded by the exons ATGCTGCGCTCCCTTGCAACAACACGAAACGAACTCGGGGCCCTTCGCTCCGTGCTCCTGCGATCGAATAACGCCACCTATGTCCGCCGATCTGCCGGAAATGTGGTGGTGCGCGCCCTCAGCTCCCAGCTGATCAACTCCCGGAATCTCCAGAGCATCAG GTCAAAACTTAACACTAGCCAGTCACCGGTCACATGGAGCTACAACTTCGCCCGCGCCTATGCCAACCTTCCGGAACACATTAGGGTGCCACTGCCTGCGCTGTCCCCCACCATGGAGCGCGGATCGATTGTCAGCTGGGAGAAGAAGGAGGGCGACAAGCTAAACGAAG GTGACCTGCTGTGCGAGATTGAGACGGACAAGGCCACCATGGGCTTTGAGACGCCCGAGGAAGGCTATCTGGCCAAGATTCTCATCCAGGGCGGCACCAAGGACGTTCCTGTGGGCCAGCTGCTCTGCATTATTGTGCCAGACCAAGGCAGCGTAGCTGCATTCGCGAACTTTAAGGACGACGCGGCCGGCGCAccaccagctgctccagcagcagctccagcgcccgcagcagcagcacccccaccaccacccgccGCAGCTCCAGCGGCCGCTGCGCCCCCACCAGCTCCCgccgctgctccagctgcagcaggtACAGGCCGTGTGTATGCCAGTCCCATGGCCAAGCGACTAGCCGAGGCACAACAGCTGCGTCTACAAG GCCAGCAAGCGGCAGCCAagccagctgctgcagcacctGCCAAGGCCCCCAAGGCAGCTGGAGCCCGCTATGAGGACATCCCGGTGACCAACATGCGCGCAGTGATTGCCAAACGCCTGCTGGAGTCCAAGACCCAACTGCCTCACTACTACGTCACCGTGCAGTGCCAAGTTGATAAG CTCCTGAAGTTCCGCGCGAAGGTGAACAAGAAGTACGAGAAGCAGGGTGCACGCGTCTCTGTGAACGACTTCATCATCAAGGCGGTGGCCATTGCCAGTCTTAAAGTTCCCGAAGCGAACTCCGCCTGGATGGACACAGTAATCCGGAAGTACGACGACGTCGATGTCTCGGTGGCCGTCTCCACAGATAAGGGACTGATTACCCCGATTGTCTTCAATGCCGACCGCAAGGGAGTACTGGAGATCTCGAAGGATGTCAAGGCGCTGGCAGCCAAGGCGCGCGACAACAAACTGCAGCCCCACGAATTCCAGGGCGGCACCATCTCGGTGTCCAATCTGGGCATGTTCG GTGTGAACCAGTTTGCCGCTGTTATCAACCCTCCTCAGTCGTGCATCCTTGCCATTGGCACCACAACGAAACAATTGGTTGCGGATCCGGACAGTCCCAAGGG TTTCAAGGAGGTCAACTTGCTGACCGTCACCCTGAGCGCCGATCATCGTGTTGTGGacggtgctgttgctgccaggTGGCTGCAGCACTTCCGCGACTACATGGAGGATCCTTCCAATATGGTATTGTAA
- the LOC122617721 gene encoding dihydrolipoyllysine-residue acetyltransferase component of pyruvate dehydrogenase complex, mitochondrial isoform X1, with the protein MLRSLATTRNELGALRSVLLRSNNATYVRRSAGNVVVRALSSQLINSRNLQSIRSKLNTSQSPVTWSYNFARAYANLPEHIRVPLPALSPTMERGSIVSWEKKEGDKLNEGDLLCEIETDKATMGFETPEEGYLAKILIQGGTKDVPVGQLLCIIVPDQGSVAAFANFKDDAAGAPPAAPAAAPAPAAAAPPPPPAAAPAAAAPPPAPAAAPAAAGTGRVYASPMAKRLAEAQQLRLQGKGSGVHGSIKSGDLAGQQAAAKPAAAAPAKAPKAAGARYEDIPVTNMRAVIAKRLLESKTQLPHYYVTVQCQVDKLLKFRAKVNKKYEKQGARVSVNDFIIKAVAIASLKVPEANSAWMDTVIRKYDDVDVSVAVSTDKGLITPIVFNADRKGVLEISKDVKALAAKARDNKLQPHEFQGGTISVSNLGMFGVNQFAAVINPPQSCILAIGTTTKQLVADPDSPKGFKEVNLLTVTLSADHRVVDGAVAARWLQHFRDYMEDPSNMVL; encoded by the exons ATGCTGCGCTCCCTTGCAACAACACGAAACGAACTCGGGGCCCTTCGCTCCGTGCTCCTGCGATCGAATAACGCCACCTATGTCCGCCGATCTGCCGGAAATGTGGTGGTGCGCGCCCTCAGCTCCCAGCTGATCAACTCCCGGAATCTCCAGAGCATCAG GTCAAAACTTAACACTAGCCAGTCACCGGTCACATGGAGCTACAACTTCGCCCGCGCCTATGCCAACCTTCCGGAACACATTAGGGTGCCACTGCCTGCGCTGTCCCCCACCATGGAGCGCGGATCGATTGTCAGCTGGGAGAAGAAGGAGGGCGACAAGCTAAACGAAG GTGACCTGCTGTGCGAGATTGAGACGGACAAGGCCACCATGGGCTTTGAGACGCCCGAGGAAGGCTATCTGGCCAAGATTCTCATCCAGGGCGGCACCAAGGACGTTCCTGTGGGCCAGCTGCTCTGCATTATTGTGCCAGACCAAGGCAGCGTAGCTGCATTCGCGAACTTTAAGGACGACGCGGCCGGCGCAccaccagctgctccagcagcagctccagcgcccgcagcagcagcacccccaccaccacccgccGCAGCTCCAGCGGCCGCTGCGCCCCCACCAGCTCCCgccgctgctccagctgcagcaggtACAGGCCGTGTGTATGCCAGTCCCATGGCCAAGCGACTAGCCGAGGCACAACAGCTGCGTCTACAAG GCAAGGGCAGTGGAGTCCATGGCTCAATTAAATCTGGTGATCTTGCAGGCCAGCAAGCGGCAGCCAagccagctgctgcagcacctGCCAAGGCCCCCAAGGCAGCTGGAGCCCGCTATGAGGACATCCCGGTGACCAACATGCGCGCAGTGATTGCCAAACGCCTGCTGGAGTCCAAGACCCAACTGCCTCACTACTACGTCACCGTGCAGTGCCAAGTTGATAAG CTCCTGAAGTTCCGCGCGAAGGTGAACAAGAAGTACGAGAAGCAGGGTGCACGCGTCTCTGTGAACGACTTCATCATCAAGGCGGTGGCCATTGCCAGTCTTAAAGTTCCCGAAGCGAACTCCGCCTGGATGGACACAGTAATCCGGAAGTACGACGACGTCGATGTCTCGGTGGCCGTCTCCACAGATAAGGGACTGATTACCCCGATTGTCTTCAATGCCGACCGCAAGGGAGTACTGGAGATCTCGAAGGATGTCAAGGCGCTGGCAGCCAAGGCGCGCGACAACAAACTGCAGCCCCACGAATTCCAGGGCGGCACCATCTCGGTGTCCAATCTGGGCATGTTCG GTGTGAACCAGTTTGCCGCTGTTATCAACCCTCCTCAGTCGTGCATCCTTGCCATTGGCACCACAACGAAACAATTGGTTGCGGATCCGGACAGTCCCAAGGG TTTCAAGGAGGTCAACTTGCTGACCGTCACCCTGAGCGCCGATCATCGTGTTGTGGacggtgctgttgctgccaggTGGCTGCAGCACTTCCGCGACTACATGGAGGATCCTTCCAATATGGTATTGTAA